A genomic window from Daphnia magna isolate NIES linkage group LG9, ASM2063170v1.1, whole genome shotgun sequence includes:
- the LOC123475983 gene encoding LOW QUALITY PROTEIN: uncharacterized protein LOC123475983 (The sequence of the model RefSeq protein was modified relative to this genomic sequence to represent the inferred CDS: inserted 1 base in 1 codon) — protein MGMKTRLAVLMGLVLCLASVSSARYTPWAAGSEYVYRLHAISVSDIPELGPQAAGVKFDAQLMVQCRDAGSIIVKLADVTARNFHTDVSESWSELESSQIGTQVVVEGKHFLEKPFIIRHREGLFEALVVSQDEPFWSINMKKAVASKLQLHVSGSRSVESASRNFGLPTEDSTEDVNTVFKVLESGVTGECEMLYEIAPLSDALIRSDSKLNPMPKLCVEGTFFQVVKTKDYSKCRLSKPVYTVIAPAGWQCKPGVAACGTARSRSSVTRYIGCGSLESFTLLKMTHQGEVRTSPYAYDTEQLRSLSLMKLILQAVRHASSSSAWPPKELDTGLSIGSLVYSFPGTNASGNHWLSDGLMRMPPLRDADQLHQGVENMLDEVERLLTQAVDRIEESQEEAAIDTISAISHLIRHLDYQKVSTLVGDVGHRSNLERSILLDAMIAAGSNPTVTFLKESILNRRLSKSESLHAISSLPLYVRTPTAELLNELFSMVKATSTFSGSERPIYHSAMMSVCQLAHVACVNVSEARTRFPSGLYGEFCQPNDPFITSRLVPLLYKEINGAGSIEDKMAALTALGEIGHESILSVVLPIIKAKGDYSPLIRTKAVISLHKIAHDSNAKVIQVLSTTFQNPTESSEVRMAAFTLLILANPPAYRWQRIAVSTWFEHSAQVASFVYTTLHSLASNIEPVENLKELSEKAQIVLPLAKRVPLGLKYSYNLKRSHLVAESSAGAEFHSEMFNSEESIFPKSLYGRLSWVLGPYHFDIFELEAYGENWRSAWDRILAKFNPSSENVETSQSRNGRFREFDLHPDLRRMKKQLNAKSPIPAQDAGSADAFLHLSLMKAVHHFTSFDEAGITDLLQSLWTSGSLSVKREFSRRRWMPLTHAEVLVPSTLGFFMISTRTQAQVLSSFKGDIQIVSGRADDLTDLKKWSTPTSTKNLGLELDVKPTVVVKLAASMSVNVEFTKALPVSGVATLATVSLPGRLTLGVELDNWKMIAAWKPASSGPAGLTTLFHYRVQPFTALQAISADLPTYPSPGELKDVHAFGVAAQTHQHPVGGISGLKLNWTSRKELPPAVNHRSVWQESPSKFFMNANFALLPASLHLQSNRVTLDPIASETTKIVFSLNIDAADKLDRGTQVYSTGSKSPAAVKEPVNRIQYLSNNMEPHIKKKLNKVLGPVPKGSAIHVDAKLIMEKVGLPAKIYGASFAGAYGTEGTKLAINAQLELPINQEVSDPFTLCIEGGGNYPRLPSLDRRTMIDTPMEASWNANIGFGDSCSEHQIAVDVSMRRSEAFIRYVEDSPGNRDCIMHESRGEFSHEQCLAVKELATVLDEYDAVVKYGHMLPILMNATLGVEGWLKSKFYAHLSENRVEVNNANKQLRISAKVQPSLSAVDLMFHKPQSNTLFRELPLSETANVIFPVSAKSSLMERLIDNTISDGFAPICRLERNSITTFDKVQYNAHINDCEHVVMTVPGIETLAVXMRQDGENKTVTLLVGRDKLEVAAASLKIRYNEIDVVVTEDQPLEVHHADMTYQSSSRPSIGVYKVGPSAFKLSSHGHDIHIIADASSSVTVKAPRSFQGKMIGLCGNMDGETVSELRDSQRCTLSSGTLMAASYQLNDGHQGKQCFGLPDKVRGQLREEQNTCHNKHDLPLTPIPSPPSSPPNDGCIIRRTLVVVRSSDEAKCFSTSTVKECRPSCYGLYGHFKPTIVGFHCVTNPKLGEELEQEAKHKVLTFMLGKKEDIRTTLYLPTLCRPNAEQVDPTLLT, from the exons ATGGGCATGAAAACACGTTTAGCCGTCCTAATGGGACTCGTCTTGTGTCTCG CTTCGGTGTCGTCTGCTCGATACA CACCATGGGCGGCGGGTAGTGAATACGTCTACCGACTGCACGCCATCTCGGTCAGCGACATTCCCGAGCTGGGCCCACAGGCGGCCGGTGTCAAGTTCGATGCGCAGTTGATGGTCCAGTGCCGCGATGCTGGTTCCATCATTGTCAAG CTGGCCGACGTCACAGCGAGAAATTTCCACACAGATGTCAGCGAAAGTTGGAGCGAACTCGAGTCCAGCCAAATTGGCACACAGGTCGTCGTCGAAGGCAAACATTTCCTCGAGAAACCATTCATCATCCGTCACCGTGAAGGCTTG TTCGAGGCGCTGGTGGTAAGTCAGGATGAACCATTTTGGTCCATCAATATGAAAAAAGCCGTGGCGTCGAAACTGCAGCTGCACGTCTCTGGAAGTCGAAGCGTCGAATCAGCGTCGCGCAATTTCGGCCTGCCGACCGAAGACTCGACAGAAGACGTAAACACCGTCTTCAAAGTCTTGGAG AGTGGCGTTACTGGCGAGTGCGAGATGCTCTACGAAATCGCTCCTTTATCGGACGCTCTCATCCGCTCCGACAGCAAACTCAACCCTATGCCCAAGCTATGCGTCGAAGGCACTTTCTTCCAAGTGGTCAAGACCAAGGACTACAGCAAGTGTCGGCTAAGCAAGCCCGTCTATACGGTCATCGCTCCTGCCGGATGGCAATGCAAACCGGGTGTCGCCGCTTGCGGAACAGCTCGTTCG CGTTCGTCCGTCACCCGTTACATCGGATGCGGTAGCCTGGAATCCTTTACGTTGCTCAAGATGACGCATCAAGGCGAAGTGCGGACTAGTCCATACGCATACGACACGGAACAGCTGAGGTCCCTTTCGTTGATGAAGCTGATACTGCAGGCCGTGCGCCACGCTTCGTCGTCATCGGCGTGGCCACCCAAAGAATTGGACACTGGACTTTCTATCGGCTCGCTTGTCTATTCCTTCCCAGGAACGAATGCCAGTGGTAATCATTGGCTTTCGGACGGGCTAATGCGGATGCCTCCTCTGCGCGATGCCGACCAACTTCACCAAGGCGTTGAGAACATGCTGGATGAGGTAGAACGTCTGCTGACCCAGGCCGTAGACCGGATAGAAGAAAGCCAAGAGGAAGCAGCGATCGATACGATCTCAGCCATTTCTCATCTCATCCGTCACTTGGATTATCAGAAAGTCAGCACATTGGTAGGCGACGTTGGCCATCGCTCCAACCTTGAGAG GAGCATTTTGTTGGATGCAATGATCGCTGCTGGCAGCAATCCTACTGTCACATTTTTGAAGGAATCGATTTTGAACCGTCGTCTCAGCAAGTCGGAGAGCCTTCATGCCATTTCCAGTTTACCGCTGTACGTCCGCACGCCGACCGCTGAACTTCTAAACGAacttttt AGCATGGTGAAAGCTACAAGCACTTTTTCGGGCTCTGAACGGCCCATCTACCATTCGGCGATGATGTCTGTCTGCCAATTGGCGCACGTGGCCTGCGTGAATGTGAGTGAGGCTCGCACTCGTTTCCCCAGTGGTCTCTATGGCGAATTTTGTCAACCTAACGACCCGTTCATCACCAGCAGACTGGTACCGCTTCTGTACAAAGAAATCAACGGCGCTGGTTCCATCGAAGACAAAATGGCTGCTCTGACAGCCCTCGGAGAAATCGGCCACGAATCCATCCTCTCTGTCGTCCTTCCTATTATCAAGGCTAAA GGAGATTATTCTCCACTCATCAGGACAAAAGCTGTCATCAGTTTACACAAAATCGCTCATGACTCGAACGCAAAGGTTATACAAGTGCTGTCCACCACATTTCAGAATCCGACCGAGAGTAGCGAA GTTCGCATGGCGGCTTTTACGCTGCTCATCTTAGCCAACCCTCCAGCTTACCGCTGGCAAAGGATTGCCGTGTCAACTTGGTTCGAACACAGTGCCCAG GTAGCCTCTTTTGTCTACACGACTCTTCACAGCCTGGCCAGCAACATTGAACCAGTCGAGAACCTAAAAGAGTT ATCGGAGAAGGCGCAGATCGTATTGCCGCTAGCCAAACGCGTTCCTTTAGGCTTGAAATACTCCTACAATTTGAAACGGTCCCACCTGGTCGCAGAAAGCAGCGCTGGCGCAGAGTTTCATAGCGAAATGTTCAATTCCGAAGAATCCATCTTTCCCAAAAGCCTTTACGGCCGGCTCAGCTGGGTCCTCGGACCGTACCACTTTGACATTTTCGAG CTGGAGGCCTACGGCGAGAATTGGAGAAGTGCCTGGGACAGAATCCTGGCCAAATTCAACCCCTCCTCCGAGAATGTAGAAACTTCCCAGTCAAGAAACGGTCGTTTTCGAGAATTTGACCTGCATCCCGACCTACGTCGCATGAAGAAACAGCTCAACGCCAAGAGCCCCATCCCCGCACAGGATGCCGGTTCGGCAGACGCCTTTTTGCATTTGAGCTTGATGAAGGCTGTCCATCATTTCACGTCCTTCGATGAAGCCGGCATCACCGACCTATTGCAAA GTCTTTGGACGTCGGGTAGCCTCTCTGTGAAGCGAGAGTTTTCTCGTCGCAGGTGGATGCCTTTGACTCATGCTGAAGTTCTGGTGCCGAGCACCCTCGGCTTCTTTATGATTAGCACACGAACTCAAGCCCAGGTCTTGTCTTCTTTTAAAG GTGACATTCAAATTGTCAGCGGCCGTGCTGATGATTTAACAGATCTGAAGAAATGGTCGACCCCTACTTCTACAAAGAATTTGGGTTTGGAGCTAGACGTCAAGCCAAC GGTAGTTGTCAAATTAGCAGCGAGTATGAGCGTCAACGTGGAATTCACCAAGGCTCTGCCTGTCTCGGGTGTTGCCACCCTTGCGACCGTCAGTCTTCCTGGTCGATTGACCCTTGGTGTCGAATTGGACAACTGGAAAATGATAGCCGCTTGGAAGCCAGCCTCGTCAGGGCCCGCTGGACTTACCACCCTCTTTCATTACCGCGTCCAGCCATTCACTGCCCTACAGGCGATAAGTGCTGACCTACCAACTTATCCTAGTCCTGGCGAATTGAAAGATGTTCACGCCTTTGGCGTGGCCGCTCAGACG CATCAACACCCAGTTGGTGGTATATCTGGATTAAAACTGAACTGGACCAGCAGGAAAGAATTGCCCCCTGCTGTCAACCATCGATCTGTTTGGCAGGAATCACCCTCAAAATTCTTCATGAACGCCAATTTTGCTTTGCTACCTGCTTCTCTGCACCTTCAATCAAATCGCGTCACACTCGACCCGATCGCCTCGGAAACGACGAAAATTGTCTTCTCCTTAAATATTG ACGCGGCAGACAAGTTGGATAGAGGCACCCAAGTGTACAGCACCGGTTCAAAATCACCGGCCGCCGTTAAGGAGCCAGTTAACCGCATTCAGTACCTATCAAACAACATGGAGCCTCATATCAAGAAAAAACTGAACAAA GTTTTAGGTCCCGTGCCAAAAGGATCGGCCATTCACGTCGATGCTAAATTGATTATGGAGAAGGTCGGTTTGCCTGCCAAAATTTACGGCGCTTCTTTTGCCGGAGCTTATGGAACGGAGGGCACCAAACTCGCCATCAATGCCCAGCTCGAATTGCCCATCAATCAAGAAGTGTCAGACCCGTTTACG TTGTGCATTGAAGGAGGTGGAAATTATCCGCGATTACCCTCACTGGATCGTCGCACAATGATCGATACTCCGATGGAAGCCTCCTGGAACGCCAATATCGGTTTCGGAGACTCGTGTTCGGAGCATCAAATCGCGGTTGAT GTCAGCATGAGACGCAGCGAGGCGTTCATCCGGTACGTCGAGGACTCACCGGGGAATCGTGATTGCATCATGCACGAATCCCGAGGAGAATTTAGCCATGAACAATGCCTGGCTGTCAAAGAGCTAGCCACTGTTCTGGACGAATACGACGCCGTCGTTAAATACGGTCAT ATGCTGCCCATTTTGATGAACGCCACGCTGGGCGTGGAAGGCTGGCTTAAAAGCAAATTCTATGCCCACTTGTCGGAAAACCGTGTGGAAGTGAACAACGCCAACAAGCAGTTACGAATCTCAGCCAAAGTTCAGCCATCCTTGTCGGCCGTTGACCTGATGTTCCACAAGCCGCAATCCAACACCTTATTCCGGGAATTACCGCTTTCCGAAACAGCCAACGTGATATTCCCGGTCAGCGCCAAGAGCTCCTTGATGGAACGCTTGATCGACAACACTATTAGCGACGGATTTGCTC caaTCTGTCGCCTGGAAAGGAATAGCATCACAACCTTTGACAAAGTGCAGTACAACGCGCACATCAATGACTGCGAACACGTAGTCATGACTGTACCGGGCATTGAGACACTAGCCG TTATGCGTCAAGACGGCGAAAACAAG ACTGTTACCCTATTAGTTGGTCGAGACAAATTAGAAGTTGCAGCGGCCAGTCTTAAGATTCGCTATAATGAAATTGATGTGGTCGTCACCGAGGATCAACCGCTGGAAGTTCACCACGCTGATATGACCTACCAATCCAGCTCTCGACCTTCTATCGGAGTCTATAAG GTCGGACCATCTGCTTTCAAGCTTTCGTCTCACGGCCATGATATCCATATCATAGCCGATGCATCGAGTAGCGTCACCGTCAAA GCACCCAGGTCGTTCCAAGGAAAGATGATCGGCCTTTGCGGTAACATGGACGGCGAAACTGTTTCTGAATTGCGTGATTCTCAGCGTTGCACGCTCTCGTCTGGAACTCTGATGGCCGCTTCTTATCAACTGAACGACGGCCATCAAGGAAAGCAATGCTTCGGGCTGCCTGACAAAGTCCGAGGCCAGTTACG tGAGGAACAAAATACCTGCCACAACAAACACGATCTTCCTCTTACCCCCATACCTTCGCCCCCTAGCTCTCCGCCCAATGATGGATGTATCATACGACGTACGTTGGTTGTTGTGCGCAGTTCCGATGAAGCCAAATGTTTCTCTACTAGTACCGTGAAGGAATGCCGACCATCATGCTACGGACTATACGGCCACTTCAAGCCAACTATC GTTGGGTTCCACTGCGTTACGAACCCAAAATTAGGTGAAGAGTTGGAGCAGGAGGCTAAGCACAAAGTCTTGACTTTTATGCTTGGCAAGAAAGAGGACATCCGCACAACGCTCTATTTGCCCACACTTTGCCGGCCGAATGCTGAACAGGTCGATCCCACCCTGTTAACCTAG
- the LOC116931308 gene encoding tax1-binding protein 3 homolog → MSTFFHQAGTAMECLSIPITLHKESVLDHEGREVHRCGFKIGGGIDQDFRKSPQSYSDNGIYVTEVQESSPAAKAGLRVNDKILQCNGYDLTMCTHKKAVDYIKKYPVLNMLVARKGVTHS, encoded by the exons ATGTCTACCTTTTTTCACCAGGCGGGGACGGCAATGGAGTGCCTCAGT atTCCCATCACCCTACACAAGGAATCTGTCTTGGACCATGAAGGGAGAGAAGTGCATAGATGTGGCTTCAAAATTGGAGGAGGGATTGACCAGGATTTCAGAAAGAGCCCTCAGAGCTACTCGGATAAT GGAATCTATGTAACTGAAGTGCAAGAAAGTAGTCCAG CAGCAAAAGCTGGTCTCCGGGTGAATGACAAAATATTGCAG TGTAACGGGTACGATTTGACCATGTGCACTCACAAGAAGGCTGTCGACTACATCAAGAAATATCCTGTCTTGAACATGCTAGTGGCACGTAAAGGAGTGACACATTCTTGA